From Chryseobacterium joostei, the proteins below share one genomic window:
- a CDS encoding bacteriocin-like protein: MKNLKSLNRKELKTVLGGAALACETPVDGGCSAGYTFCSNPYCCYPPRKPYICFD; encoded by the coding sequence ATGAAAAATTTAAAAAGCTTAAACAGAAAAGAGTTGAAAACTGTTTTGGGAGGTGCAGCATTAGCTTGTGAAACTCCTGTAGATGGAGGTTGTTCTGCAGGATACACATTCTGTAGTAATCCTTATTGCTGTTATCCACCAAGAAAACCGTATATCTGTTTTGATTAA
- a CDS encoding YciI family protein, with protein sequence MISKTLLIASLLTSTLYFAQEKKTEKAKFNQELATSLGADQYGMKAYTIVMLTTGSAKIEDKTQMSTLMKGHMTNIGKLANEGKIIVAGPFLEKNKENYRGMFIFNTKSKEEAEQWVKTDPAVQAGVFSYEIFPWYGSAALPLYLKHHEEISKENP encoded by the coding sequence ATGATATCAAAAACATTACTTATCGCATCCCTCCTCACCTCAACACTTTACTTTGCACAGGAAAAGAAAACCGAAAAGGCTAAATTCAATCAAGAACTAGCCACTTCTCTTGGTGCAGACCAATATGGCATGAAAGCTTACACCATTGTAATGCTGACAACTGGTTCTGCAAAAATTGAAGACAAAACTCAAATGAGTACTTTGATGAAAGGACATATGACCAACATTGGTAAACTAGCAAATGAGGGTAAGATTATCGTGGCTGGACCTTTTCTGGAAAAGAATAAGGAAAACTACCGTGGAATGTTTATTTTCAATACAAAATCTAAAGAAGAAGCTGAGCAATGGGTAAAAACTGATCCTGCAGTTCAGGCCGGAGTTTTCAGTTATGAAATCTTCCCTTGGTATGGATCGGCGGCACTGCCTTTATACCTTAAGCACCATGAGGAAATTTCAAAAGAAAATCCTTAG
- the pncB gene encoding nicotinate phosphoribosyltransferase has product MNDVRLNSILDNDFYKITMQNAVVKLFPGSIVKYEFINRGKHHFPDGFDAALKEAVNKMAELKLTKEEKKFMARTCPYIDLPYLDFLEGYHYDPSEVKIHQEGGDLSVTVEGLWYRTILWEVPLLALISELHYEMNHMERDSNEVVMSKTIEKAESLGRLGVTFAEFGTRRRHSYKVQNLVMEALTKKKESTFIGSSNVHFAMKYGVKPIGTHAHEWFMFHAAEYGFKMANEMALEHWVDVYRGDLGVALSDTYTTDVFFQQFDKKFAKLFDGVRHDSGDALEFADKTIAHYQRNGINPMFKYIIFSDALNLEKVEEITNYCRGKIGISFGIGTNLTNDVGLKPMNIVMKLIGVQAPNKEWIPTVKLSDEHGKYTGDPKMIELAKEFLRIKD; this is encoded by the coding sequence ATCAACAGAGGGAAACATCACTTTCCGGATGGGTTTGATGCAGCCTTAAAAGAGGCAGTCAATAAAATGGCTGAATTGAAGCTGACTAAGGAAGAGAAGAAATTCATGGCAAGAACCTGCCCTTATATTGACCTTCCTTACCTGGATTTTCTGGAGGGCTATCATTATGACCCATCTGAAGTAAAGATTCATCAGGAAGGAGGTGATCTGTCCGTAACCGTTGAAGGGCTTTGGTACAGAACCATCCTTTGGGAAGTTCCTCTATTGGCACTCATCAGTGAGCTTCATTATGAAATGAACCATATGGAAAGGGATTCTAATGAAGTTGTTATGAGCAAAACCATTGAAAAGGCAGAATCTCTGGGCAGACTTGGAGTTACATTTGCAGAATTTGGGACAAGAAGAAGGCATTCCTATAAAGTACAAAATCTTGTAATGGAGGCTTTGACAAAGAAAAAAGAATCCACATTTATAGGAAGTTCAAACGTACACTTTGCCATGAAGTACGGTGTAAAGCCTATTGGAACACATGCTCATGAATGGTTTATGTTCCACGCAGCCGAATATGGTTTCAAAATGGCCAATGAAATGGCGTTGGAACATTGGGTGGATGTTTACAGAGGAGATCTTGGAGTAGCACTATCAGATACATATACTACCGATGTTTTCTTCCAGCAGTTTGATAAGAAATTTGCCAAGCTTTTTGATGGAGTGCGTCATGACAGTGGTGATGCATTAGAATTTGCAGATAAGACGATCGCTCATTATCAAAGAAACGGCATCAATCCGATGTTTAAATACATCATTTTCTCTGATGCCCTAAATCTTGAAAAGGTAGAAGAAATCACCAATTATTGCAGAGGAAAAATCGGAATTTCTTTTGGAATAGGAACCAATCTTACGAATGATGTAGGATTAAAACCTATGAACATTGTTATGAAGCTTATCGGAGTTCAGGCTCCCAATAAAGAATGGATTCCTACCGTAAAACTTTCTGATGAACATGGAAAATATACCGGTGATCCAAAAATGATTGAGCTTGCTAAAGAATTTTTAAGAATAAAAGATTAA